From the Malus domestica chromosome 17, GDT2T_hap1 genome, one window contains:
- the LOC103427458 gene encoding LOW QUALITY PROTEIN: phosphoenolpyruvate carboxylase-like (The sequence of the model RefSeq protein was modified relative to this genomic sequence to represent the inferred CDS: inserted 1 base in 1 codon; deleted 1 base in 1 codon; substituted 1 base at 1 genomic stop codon): MSEPSYKIRPVSLDPNHEPNKAQARLSKLQSEFSPPSVPSTCSNTITLATGDGSAPAIRPVARQQRPEDQFRINSPSNTFALHHSLGRRFVVSANPTLSSTSXRPNFPNYQKGETFRTTLADLFXDGIFNADGDNWKFQRQVSSHEFNTKSLRKFVEQVVDPELSDRLIPILSASAASSSVLDFQDILQRFGFDNICRIAFGYDPDCLLPSLPEANFAVAFDEAVQISSDRLRLLHPVWKLKRALGIGSEKRLRAVESEVREFAKAIVREKKRDLSEAKVLGSVDLLSRFLSSGHTDAKFVTDIVISFTLAGRDTTSAALTWFFWLLSQNPCVENEILRQINEAASSELAAGGVYDEVKEMVYTHAVLCENMRLYPLQARRQHQHRLQPHPRWLAWQIGRRRHLPLRRSQNLDRPLFPLVLRRRTDRRHHQASGNWFLS, from the exons atgtctgAGCCCAGCTACAAAATCAGGCCCGTCTCTTTAGACCCAAACCATGAGCCCAACAAAGCTCAGGCCCGGCTCTCAAAGCTCCAATCCGAGTTTTCTCCTCCATCCGTGCCTTCAACTTGCAGCAACACTATCACCTTGGCTACTGGAGACGGGTCTGCACCGGCGATACGACCTGTAGCTCGGCAACAAAGGCCAGAAGATCAGTTCCGTATCAACTCCCCATCGAACACCTTCGCTCTCCACCACTCTCTCGGCCGCCGCTTCGTCGTCTCCGCCAATCCCACATTGTCCAGCACATCCTGAAGACCAAACTTCCCCAACTACCAAAAAGGCGAGACCTTCCGCACCACCCTCGCCGACCTCT CCGACGGCATTTTCAACGCCGATGGAGATAACTGGAAGTTCCAGCGCCAAGTCTCCAGCCACGAGTTCAACACCAAGTCTCTGCGTAAATTTGTCGAACAGGTGGTCGACCCCGAGCTTTCCGACCGCCTTATTCCAATTCTCTCCGCCTCCGCCGCCAGCAGTTCAGTCCTGGACTTCCAAGACATTCTTCAGCGCTTCGGTTTCGACAACATCTGTCGAATTGCTTTCGGGTACGACCCGGATTGCCTCCTGCCCTCTCTGCCCGAAGCCAATTTCGCAGTGGCTTTCGACGAAGCCGTGCAAATCAGCAGCGACAGGCTCAGATTGCTGCACCCAGTATGGAAACTCAAAAGGGCTCTCGGAATCGGGTCCGAAAAGCGCCTCCGTGCCGTCGAGTCAGAAGTCCGCGAGTTCGCGAAAGCCATTGTCAGAGAAAAGAAGCGGGATCTGAGCGAGGCGAAGGTGTTGGGATCTGTAGATCTGCTCTCCCGGTTCTTGAGCTCTGGCCACACCGACGCAAAGTTCGTCACCGACATCGTCATCAGCTTCACCCTCGCAGGCCGGGACACCACATCGGCGGCTCTAACCTGGTTCTTCTGGCTTCTCTCGCAGAACCCATGTGTAGAAAACGAGATCTTGAGGCAGATCAACGAAGCGGCGTCGTCTGAGTTAGCAGCGGGAGGAGTT TACGACGAGGTGAAGGAGATGGTGTACACCCACGCGGTGCTGTGCGAGAACATGAGGCTGTACCCACTGCAAGCCCGCCGACAACACCAACATCGCCTCCAGCCCCACCCACGTTGGCTGGCGTGGCAAATCGGACGGCGACGGCATCTCCCTCTTCGGCGCTCGCAAAATCTGGATCGACCACTGTTCCCTCTCGTTCTGCGCCGACGGACTGATCGACGCCATCACCAAGCATCTGGAAATTGGTTCCTATCGTGA